From the genome of Bacteroidota bacterium, one region includes:
- a CDS encoding phosphoheptose isomerase, producing the protein MKNKLIEIVEDGKKISPILPPDIKNFLIDIDGTICEDIPNEEPERMATAGVYPDALMKINQWYDEGHVIFFFTSRTEEHREITQKWLMENNFKYHGLIVGKPRGGNYHWIDNHIVRATRFEGKFTDLIQKKSKIQVFKK; encoded by the coding sequence ATGAAGAATAAATTAATTGAAATAGTAGAAGACGGAAAAAAAATAAGTCCTATTCTACCCCCGGATATAAAAAATTTTCTAATTGATATCGATGGAACTATTTGTGAGGATATACCAAACGAAGAGCCTGAAAGAATGGCAACAGCAGGAGTTTACCCCGATGCCCTTATGAAAATTAATCAGTGGTATGATGAGGGACATGTAATTTTCTTTTTTACTTCCAGAACAGAAGAACATCGGGAAATTACTCAGAAGTGGCTTATGGAAAACAACTTTAAATACCATGGCCTTATCGTTGGTAAACCAAGGGGAGGTAACTATCACTGGATTGATAACCATATTGTAAGGGCTACAAGATTCGAAGGAAAATTTACAGACCTGATTCAAAAAAAATCAAAAATTCAGGTATTTAAAAAATAA
- a CDS encoding (Fe-S)-binding protein: MNEEKTPLKVPTMAECIARGEVPEILFWVGCSGSFDDRAKKITKAIVKILNHVGINFAVLGTEESCTGDPAKRAGNEFLFQMQAMNNISVLNGYEVKKIVTGCPHCFNTLKNEYPSLGGNYEVIHHTQLIQSLIDQGKLMVKGGSFKGKKITFHDPCYLGRGNGEYEAPRQIIEKLDSELVEMKRCKQKGLCCGAGGAQMFKEAEPGNRDVNVERTEEALSLNPDIIATGCPFCNTMMTDGVKNFNKEDSVKVIDIAELIAQANDL; this comes from the coding sequence ATGAATGAAGAAAAAACACCTTTAAAGGTACCCACAATGGCAGAATGTATTGCCAGGGGGGAGGTTCCAGAAATTCTTTTTTGGGTAGGTTGCTCAGGAAGTTTTGATGACCGGGCTAAAAAAATAACTAAGGCAATTGTAAAAATCCTGAATCATGTAGGAATAAATTTTGCAGTTTTAGGAACAGAGGAATCATGTACTGGGGATCCTGCAAAAAGGGCTGGAAATGAGTTTTTATTTCAAATGCAGGCAATGAATAATATTAGTGTGTTAAATGGATATGAAGTGAAGAAAATTGTTACTGGTTGTCCTCATTGTTTTAACACCCTTAAAAATGAATATCCCTCCCTGGGTGGTAATTATGAGGTGATTCATCATACACAACTTATCCAGAGTTTAATTGATCAAGGTAAATTGATGGTTAAAGGAGGATCATTTAAAGGAAAAAAAATAACCTTTCATGACCCTTGTTATTTAGGAAGGGGTAATGGTGAGTATGAGGCCCCCCGACAAATTATTGAAAAATTAGATAGTGAATTAGTAGAAATGAAGCGTTGCAAACAAAAAGGCCTTTGTTGTGGTGCTGGTGGAGCTCAAATGTTTAAAGAAGCTGAACCTGGAAATAGAGATGTGAATGTAGAAAGAACAGAAGAAGCTTTAAGCCTCAATCCTGATATCATCGCCACAGGTTGTCCTTTTTGCAATACCATGATGACAGATGGTGTTAAAAACTTTAATAAGGAGGATTCAGTCAAAGTTATTGATATTGCAGAGCTAATTGCTCAGGCAAATGATTTGTAA
- a CDS encoding ABC transporter ATPase, which translates to MKIANLSPDSKIWIYQSNRKFTDSEVAQITEKGSEFISLWNSHGNMLKAAIEVKHNLFVIFGVDEIQAKASGCSIDKSVAFIKEIEARLKVSLLDRMQIAYKKEDEITSSHLMEFELQLKSGHLNENTIVFNNLVTTKEEFDSSWELPVKDSWHKSLL; encoded by the coding sequence ATGAAAATAGCCAATTTATCACCGGATTCAAAAATCTGGATCTATCAATCAAACAGAAAATTTACAGATTCAGAAGTAGCACAAATAACTGAAAAAGGATCTGAATTCATTTCCCTTTGGAATTCTCATGGGAATATGCTTAAGGCTGCCATTGAGGTTAAGCATAATTTGTTTGTGATTTTTGGTGTTGACGAAATACAGGCAAAAGCAAGTGGGTGTTCTATTGATAAATCAGTTGCCTTTATTAAGGAGATAGAAGCCAGACTTAAAGTTTCTTTGCTGGACAGGATGCAAATTGCATATAAAAAAGAGGATGAAATTACTAGCTCCCATTTAATGGAATTTGAATTACAGCTTAAATCCGGGCATTTGAATGAAAATACTATTGTATTCAATAACCTTGTTACTACAAAAGAGGAATTTGATTCTTCCTGGGAATTGCCAGTTAAAGATAGTTGGCATAAATCACTTCTTTAA
- a CDS encoding organic solvent tolerance protein OstA: MKFTIHIILLFLPFCVFSQKVTKIELLGANSLEYDEKLGKNVRRLLGNVRFKHDDVLMNCDSAYLYSETNSLDAFSNIYINQGDTVHIYGDKLKYMGNSRKAEILNNVRLVDNDMTLTSNNLTYDMKKDIGFYTGGGKMVSAKNNNTLTSNIGYYYSKPKNFFFKDSVVLINPEYEIYSDTLKFNTVSEIAYFFGPTNIYSKENQIYCENGWYDTKNDLSKFKKNSFLLTSEQKLQGDSLYYDRKTGIGQVYSNVIITDTVNKFIINGDYAIHYEHKDQSTITGKPVLTMTFEKDSLFLHADTLFAEMDSTGVHRIVHAYHHSKFYKNDMQGVCDSLVYTLSDSTIRLYIQPVLWSTENQMTAEFISIKTADGKIDHMVMDVNAFIVSQEDTVKYFNQIKGKNIVASFHENALNKVKVTGNGETIYFTREDNGDLFGVNKAISSDLLIYMKENAIEKISFINKPEATLFPIEDVTATELELKDFQWREDQRPKTKEDIFVRNILPEIPVKKKVKTR; encoded by the coding sequence TTGAAATTTACTATTCACATAATTCTGCTGTTTTTGCCCTTTTGTGTTTTCTCTCAAAAGGTAACCAAAATTGAGCTTTTAGGAGCAAACTCCCTTGAGTATGATGAAAAATTGGGGAAAAATGTTAGACGTTTACTGGGAAATGTAAGATTCAAACACGATGATGTGTTAATGAATTGCGACAGTGCTTATTTATATAGTGAAACAAACAGCCTGGATGCTTTCAGCAATATTTATATTAACCAGGGTGATACAGTCCACATATATGGTGACAAGCTTAAATACATGGGAAATAGCCGCAAAGCTGAAATTTTAAATAATGTGCGGCTGGTTGATAATGATATGACTCTTACGAGCAATAATCTCACCTATGATATGAAAAAGGATATTGGTTTTTATACCGGTGGCGGAAAAATGGTTAGTGCAAAAAACAACAATACCTTAACAAGCAACATTGGTTATTACTACTCAAAACCAAAAAATTTCTTTTTTAAGGATTCGGTAGTGTTAATAAATCCTGAATATGAAATTTATTCAGATACCCTGAAATTTAATACAGTATCAGAGATTGCTTATTTTTTCGGACCTACAAATATATATAGTAAAGAAAACCAGATTTATTGCGAAAACGGTTGGTATGACACAAAAAATGATTTATCAAAATTTAAAAAGAATTCTTTTTTATTAACTTCCGAACAAAAACTTCAGGGCGACAGTCTCTATTATGATAGAAAAACAGGCATTGGGCAGGTTTATAGTAATGTAATTATTACAGATACAGTAAATAAATTCATTATTAATGGTGATTACGCCATTCATTATGAACATAAGGACCAATCAACCATTACCGGAAAACCAGTATTGACAATGACCTTTGAGAAGGATTCACTTTTTTTGCATGCAGATACACTTTTTGCTGAAATGGACAGTACTGGAGTCCATCGCATTGTTCATGCTTACCATCATAGCAAATTTTATAAAAATGATATGCAGGGAGTATGCGATTCTCTTGTTTATACGCTTTCAGATTCTACAATCCGCTTATATATTCAACCCGTTTTATGGTCTACAGAAAATCAAATGACCGCAGAATTTATAAGCATTAAAACAGCGGACGGAAAAATTGATCATATGGTAATGGATGTTAATGCTTTTATTGTCAGTCAGGAGGATACCGTAAAATATTTTAATCAAATAAAAGGTAAAAACATAGTAGCAAGCTTTCATGAAAATGCACTTAATAAAGTAAAGGTTACTGGCAATGGTGAAACTATTTATTTCACGCGCGAGGACAATGGTGATCTGTTTGGAGTTAATAAAGCTATTAGCAGTGATTTGTTGATTTATATGAAAGAGAATGCCATTGAAAAAATTTCTTTTATAAATAAACCTGAGGCTACACTTTTTCCAATTGAAGACGTAACAGCAACTGAATTAGAACTAAAGGATTTTCAATGGAGAGAAGACCAAAGACCAAAAACGAAAGAAGATATATTTGTAAGAAATATTTTGCCTGAAATTCCTGTAAAGAAAAAGGTCAAAACCAGATGA